A part of Escherichia marmotae genomic DNA contains:
- the rclR gene encoding reactive chlorine-specific transcriptional regulator RclR, whose translation MDALSRLLMLNAPQGTIDKNCELGSDWQLPHGAGELSVIRWHALTQGAAKLEIPTGQTFTLRSGSVVLLPHNSAHRLSHVENESTCIVCGTLRLQRSARYFLTSLPEVLVLAPESDSVKFHWLREAIPFLQQESRSAMPGADALCSQVCATLFTLAVREWIAQANTEKNILSLLLHPRLGAVIQQMLEMPGHAWTVESLASIAHMSRASFAQLFRDVSGTTPLAVLTKLRLQIAAQMFSRETLPVVVIAESVGYASESSFHKAFVREFACTPGEYRERVRQLQEVIL comes from the coding sequence ATGGATGCCCTTAGCCGTTTGTTGATGCTTAACGCTCCACAAGGAACGATCGATAAAAATTGCGAGTTAGGAAGCGACTGGCAGCTTCCACATGGCGCAGGAGAACTGTCGGTTATTCGTTGGCATGCGCTAACACAAGGTGCGGCGAAACTGGAAATACCGACGGGGCAGACCTTTACGTTACGCTCAGGGAGTGTGGTTCTGTTACCACACAATTCAGCGCATCGCCTGAGTCACGTCGAAAATGAATCGACCTGTATTGTCTGCGGCACTCTTCGACTGCAACGTTCGGCGCGTTATTTTTTAACCTCTTTGCCGGAAGTGCTGGTTTTGGCACCGGAAAGCGACAGTGTGAAATTTCACTGGCTGAGGGAAGCGATTCCTTTTTTACAACAGGAATCCAGATCGGCAATGCCGGGAGCGGATGCACTGTGTAGCCAGGTCTGCGCGACACTATTTACACTCGCGGTACGTGAATGGATTGCACAGGCTAATACAGAGAAAAACATTCTCAGTTTGCTACTGCATCCGCGTCTTGGTGCGGTGATCCAGCAAATGCTGGAAATGCCCGGACACGCCTGGACCGTCGAATCACTGGCCAGCATCGCTCACATGTCCAGGGCAAGTTTTGCCCAACTTTTCCGTGATGTTTCCGGAACTACGCCACTGGCTGTATTAACAAAGTTACGCCTACAAATAGCGGCCCAGATGTTTTCCCGGGAAACGCTCCCTGTTGTGGTGATTGCTGAGTCGGTAGGCTATGCCAGTGAATCATCTTTTCACAAGGCTTTTGTCCGCGAGTTTGCTTGTACTCCGGGAGAATATCGGGAAAGAGTCAGACAACTTCAGGAGGTTATCTTGTAA
- the rclA gene encoding reactive chlorine resistance oxidoreductase RclA — MNKYQAVIIGFGKAGKTLAVTLAKAGWRVALIEQSNAMYGGTCINIGCIPTKTLVHDAQQHVDFASAMQRKDEVVSLLRDKNFHNLADMTNIDVIDGQAEFIDNHILRIHRPEGNLEISGEKIFINTGAQTVIPPILGITTTPGVYDSTGLLNLKELPEHLGILGGGYIGVEFASMFANFGSKVTIFEAAPLFLPREDRDIADNIATILREQGVDIILNAHVERISHDENKVQVHTGHAQLAVNALLIASGRQPATASLKPGNAGVAVNERGAIVVDKQLHTTADNIWAMGDVTCGLQFTYISLDDFRIVRDELLGEGKRSTDDRKNVPYSVFMTPPLSRVGITEEQARESGADIQVATLPVTAIPRARVMNDTRGVLKAIVDNKTQRILGASLLCVDSHEMINIVKMVMDAGLPYSVLRDQIFTHPSMSESLNDLFSLVK; from the coding sequence ATGAATAAATATCAGGCAGTTATTATTGGTTTTGGTAAGGCAGGAAAAACATTAGCCGTCACGCTGGCTAAAGCGGGTTGGCGTGTGGCCCTCATCGAACAATCGAACGCAATGTATGGCGGGACTTGTATTAATATCGGCTGCATCCCGACCAAGACGTTGGTTCATGATGCACAACAGCACGTAGATTTTGCCAGTGCCATGCAGCGTAAAGATGAGGTCGTCAGTTTATTACGCGATAAGAATTTCCATAATCTTGCAGATATGACCAATATCGACGTGATCGACGGACAAGCGGAGTTTATCGATAACCATATTCTGCGCATTCATCGACCTGAGGGAAATCTGGAGATTAGTGGCGAGAAAATTTTTATTAATACCGGTGCGCAAACCGTGATTCCGCCAATTCTTGGAATAACCACAACGCCTGGCGTCTATGACAGTACCGGATTACTGAATCTGAAGGAATTACCCGAGCATTTAGGTATTTTGGGCGGGGGATATATTGGCGTTGAGTTCGCCTCTATGTTCGCCAATTTTGGCAGTAAGGTTACTATTTTCGAAGCCGCGCCTCTGTTTTTGCCTCGTGAGGATCGGGATATTGCTGATAATATCGCGACTATTTTACGCGAACAGGGCGTCGATATTATCCTCAATGCCCATGTGGAGCGAATCAGCCACGATGAAAATAAAGTGCAAGTGCATACCGGGCACGCCCAACTGGCGGTGAATGCATTGTTAATAGCTTCCGGCCGTCAACCGGCTACTGCTTCGTTAAAGCCAGGAAATGCCGGTGTCGCGGTAAACGAGCGCGGAGCAATTGTCGTTGACAAGCAATTACATACCACAGCGGACAATATTTGGGCGATGGGAGATGTTACCTGCGGGCTACAGTTTACCTATATTTCACTGGATGACTTCCGCATCGTGCGCGATGAGTTACTGGGAGAAGGCAAACGTAGCACAGACGATCGGAAAAATGTGCCTTATTCCGTATTCATGACTCCACCGCTGTCCCGGGTTGGTATAACGGAAGAGCAGGCCAGGGAAAGCGGCGCGGATATTCAGGTGGCAACATTACCTGTAACAGCAATTCCGCGCGCCAGAGTGATGAACGATACCCGTGGGGTATTAAAAGCGATTGTCGATAATAAAACCCAACGCATATTAGGGGCATCACTGCTGTGTGTTGATTCCCACGAGATGATCAATATAGTGAAAATGGTGATGGATGCCGGACTGCCTTATAGCGTATTACGCGATCAGATTTTTACTCACCCGTCGATGAGCGAATCGCTCAATGATCTATTTTCATTAGTCAAATAA
- the rclB gene encoding reactive chlorine resistance periplasmic protein RclB, which yields MFKKTVLFATLLSGVMAFSTNADDKIVLKHVSVSSISASPTVLEDAIADIARKYDASSWKVTSMRIDNNSTATAVLYK from the coding sequence ATGTTTAAAAAAACTGTTTTATTTGCAACGCTATTATCTGGCGTTATGGCTTTTTCCACCAATGCAGATGACAAAATAGTTCTGAAACATGTCAGCGTCTCGTCAATATCAGCCTCACCAACAGTTCTGGAGGATGCCATTGCCGATATTGCCAGAAAATACGATGCTTCATCATGGAAAGTCACCTCAATGCGAATTGATAATAACTCAACCGCAACGGCAGTATTGTATAAATAA
- a CDS encoding alpha/beta hydrolase: MLMTAVVGITSANAADYKKNPFTLVYDGAITENVAGKVNIHPVKYDLHGIQIAANVYTPANYDPAKKYPAIVVAHPNGGVKEQVAGLYAQRLAEHGYITIAADAAYQGASGGLPRNVDKPANRIEDIHGMADFISQYPGVDSTRIGLLGICGGGGYSLVAAETDKRFKSIATISMFNSGLVRRNGFQNSQLDTIQQRLQQASDARAQEAAGGEVLYSGDANLTDEQIAKLPFALYRQGYEYYWKTHAHPNSTFKYTTSSLLDLMSFDVTDHIDLINQPLLMIAGTKADTLYMTEDAFAKATGTKNKELFLIDGATHIETYWVPEYVDQATQKLDVFFDKNI, from the coding sequence ATGCTGATGACGGCGGTAGTCGGTATCACCTCTGCCAATGCAGCAGATTACAAAAAGAACCCATTTACTCTCGTTTATGACGGGGCTATCACCGAGAATGTCGCAGGTAAGGTCAATATCCATCCGGTGAAATATGATCTCCATGGCATTCAAATTGCAGCAAATGTGTATACACCGGCTAACTATGATCCTGCGAAAAAATATCCGGCAATCGTGGTGGCTCACCCTAATGGTGGCGTAAAAGAGCAGGTTGCCGGGTTATATGCCCAACGCCTGGCAGAACACGGATATATTACCATCGCCGCCGATGCTGCTTATCAGGGGGCCAGCGGAGGTCTGCCGCGTAACGTAGACAAGCCCGCAAATCGTATTGAAGATATCCACGGCATGGCTGACTTCATCAGCCAGTATCCCGGTGTTGATAGCACCCGTATTGGCTTGCTGGGGATTTGTGGAGGAGGCGGCTATTCACTTGTTGCCGCTGAGACGGATAAACGCTTCAAATCGATTGCCACCATTAGCATGTTTAATTCAGGTCTTGTGCGGCGTAATGGTTTTCAGAATTCACAGTTGGATACTATCCAGCAGCGGCTCCAGCAGGCTTCTGACGCACGAGCTCAGGAAGCAGCCGGAGGTGAAGTGCTTTACTCCGGTGATGCCAACCTGACTGATGAACAGATCGCTAAATTGCCATTTGCTTTGTACCGACAGGGCTACGAGTATTATTGGAAAACGCACGCACATCCAAATTCAACGTTTAAATACACCACAAGCAGTTTGCTGGATCTGATGAGCTTTGACGTGACAGACCATATCGATCTCATCAATCAACCACTGCTGATGATTGCCGGTACAAAAGCGGATACGTTGTACATGACTGAAGATGCATTCGCTAAAGCCACAGGTACGAAAAACAAAGAACTCTTCCTGATCGATGGCGCTACCCATATTGAGACCTATTGGGTGCCTGAATACGTTGACCAGGCGACGCAAAAATTAGACGTTTTCTTTGATAAGAATATTTAA
- a CDS encoding AEC family transporter, translating to MATLEQLIIFFLLIGVGVIARKVGVITPGNTPQLTSLVFNFAMPAIIVSGITTDQPHISGKELSIVLASAFTALILLIICSRILARVLRYEREYHGVVTVMTTFTNISMMGIPMIYSLYGAEAMIYITVFLLPYNLLFFSYGYYCMKDQSGNAEALSLRNMLNVINPGIIACILALILYISNIHIPYVIAQPIKMLGAITGPVSMLLIGSFLLDIEWKSVFKDVKVWVFTFFKMVIIPLVIILIMKLFITNGLLLGVLLAAVATPAGAGTPLLAQMLNKKVYPLALKGATLTTLVSLITMPLVAMMTGIG from the coding sequence ATGGCGACACTTGAGCAACTTATCATTTTCTTTCTTCTTATTGGCGTTGGCGTTATAGCTCGTAAAGTGGGAGTCATTACACCAGGAAACACTCCCCAACTCACATCTCTTGTTTTTAACTTTGCGATGCCAGCCATTATAGTTTCCGGGATAACCACTGACCAACCACATATTTCCGGAAAAGAACTTTCCATCGTGCTTGCATCTGCATTTACTGCGCTTATTTTACTGATTATTTGCAGCCGTATACTGGCAAGAGTTTTACGATATGAAAGAGAATATCATGGTGTGGTTACTGTTATGACAACATTTACCAATATTTCTATGATGGGGATCCCAATGATATATTCATTGTATGGCGCTGAGGCCATGATTTATATCACTGTGTTTTTACTCCCATATAACTTATTATTCTTTTCATATGGCTATTACTGCATGAAAGACCAGAGTGGAAATGCTGAAGCGCTTAGCTTGAGAAATATGTTAAACGTCATCAACCCAGGGATTATTGCCTGTATCCTTGCTTTGATTTTATATATTTCAAATATACACATTCCTTACGTCATTGCACAACCAATCAAAATGCTGGGCGCAATAACTGGCCCGGTTTCAATGCTACTGATTGGCTCATTCCTGTTAGACATCGAATGGAAATCTGTTTTTAAGGATGTAAAAGTATGGGTATTCACTTTTTTTAAAATGGTCATTATTCCGCTTGTCATTATATTAATAATGAAGTTATTCATTACAAATGGGCTATTACTGGGTGTCCTGCTGGCTGCGGTAGCGACGCCGGCTGGTGCCGGAACTCCCTTATTAGCTCAGATGTTAAATAAAAAAGTTTATCCGTTAGCTCTTAAAGGTGCAACGTTAACCACACTGGTGTCACTTATTACGATGCCTCTCGTAGCAATGATGACAGGTATTGGATAA
- a CDS encoding alpha/beta hydrolase: MSHKTSFKKTVGNVLLSGLIFSVSGCAMHNIQSQSAEPHIVLQTQGSFTVGGTTVKHSGTFSEQNFLSPDGQTAYGDHAYVFYQIPVNTHKYPLVFQHGGAQTKRTWESTPDGRDGFQNIFLKKNYSVYLVDQPRMGEAGLSTKDDTGKNPWAGNPMYADKTFFLLSRVGNEQGVFKNSQFPDNPESIEAFQRSWNPYSGELDNELNAKTLAQLFEKIGQGILITHSMGGTIGWRTPFYTDNVKAIVAYEPGGTPFIFPKNEMPSPVKTTFAPLSASAMGVPMNEFLKLTRIPIVIYYGDFIAEKPDTAVGPDKWRSEYEMAKQFVMTINRHGGDATLVHLPDIGIKGNSHFLMAEKNNQEIAGIMASWLHDKGLDK; the protein is encoded by the coding sequence ATGAGCCATAAAACTTCCTTCAAAAAAACGGTCGGTAATGTTTTGTTGTCCGGACTGATATTTTCTGTTTCTGGTTGCGCAATGCACAACATTCAGAGCCAAAGTGCAGAACCGCATATTGTATTACAAACCCAAGGAAGCTTTACTGTAGGTGGTACAACGGTAAAACATTCAGGCACATTTTCAGAACAAAATTTTCTGTCTCCTGATGGTCAGACAGCTTATGGCGATCATGCTTACGTCTTCTACCAAATTCCGGTAAATACACATAAATATCCTCTGGTCTTCCAGCATGGCGGGGCACAAACCAAAAGAACATGGGAAAGTACACCAGATGGACGCGATGGATTCCAGAATATTTTCCTGAAAAAAAACTATAGTGTTTATCTCGTTGACCAACCCCGTATGGGTGAAGCCGGTTTATCAACCAAAGATGATACGGGTAAAAATCCCTGGGCGGGCAATCCTATGTATGCCGACAAGACATTTTTTCTGTTGTCTCGTGTTGGCAATGAACAGGGCGTATTTAAAAATTCGCAGTTTCCTGACAATCCTGAAAGTATTGAAGCATTCCAGCGTTCCTGGAATCCCTACTCAGGAGAACTTGATAATGAGCTGAATGCGAAAACACTTGCTCAGTTATTTGAAAAAATTGGCCAGGGTATTTTAATCACTCACTCGATGGGCGGCACTATTGGCTGGAGAACCCCCTTTTATACCGACAATGTAAAAGCTATTGTTGCTTATGAGCCAGGTGGAACACCATTTATCTTCCCGAAAAATGAGATGCCATCCCCGGTGAAAACCACATTTGCCCCCTTGAGCGCTTCCGCGATGGGAGTTCCCATGAACGAGTTTCTCAAACTCACGCGGATCCCAATCGTTATTTATTATGGCGATTTTATTGCTGAAAAACCGGATACGGCCGTTGGCCCGGATAAATGGAGAAGTGAATATGAAATGGCAAAGCAATTTGTTATGACCATCAACCGTCACGGTGGAGATGCTACCCTTGTCCATCTCCCTGATATTGGCATCAAAGGCAATTCTCATTTCCTGATGGCGGAAAAGAATAATCAGGAGATTGCCGGGATAATGGCATCGTGGTTACACGATAAAGGACTCGATAAATAA
- a CDS encoding heavy metal response regulator transcription factor: protein MRLLLIEDEEKTSTYISRALKESGFIVDISANGAEGLHYALELDYDAIILDVMLPGMDGYQVLEGVRTRKQTPVLMLSARGSVDERVKGLRLGADDYLPKPFSLIELVARIQALVRRRPTDGADITQLHIQDLHLDLLARRVFRGGTRLELTAKEFSLLSLLARHQGEILSKMMIAEQVWDMNFDSDANVVEVAIKRLRAKVDAPFDVKLLHTVRGMGYVLEVRPE from the coding sequence ATGCGCCTTTTACTTATAGAAGATGAAGAGAAAACCTCGACATATATCAGCCGTGCATTAAAAGAATCAGGGTTCATCGTTGATATTTCTGCCAATGGCGCTGAAGGGCTTCATTATGCGCTGGAATTAGACTACGACGCGATAATTCTTGATGTGATGCTACCCGGAATGGATGGTTATCAGGTGCTGGAAGGCGTCCGGACCAGGAAACAGACCCCCGTGCTGATGCTGTCAGCACGGGGATCGGTCGACGAACGCGTCAAAGGGCTGCGTCTGGGAGCAGATGATTATCTCCCTAAGCCCTTTTCACTCATTGAATTGGTGGCGCGTATTCAGGCGTTGGTGCGTCGCCGCCCTACGGATGGCGCAGACATCACTCAGCTTCATATTCAGGATCTGCATCTCGACTTACTGGCGCGCAGGGTATTTCGCGGAGGAACGAGACTGGAACTAACCGCGAAAGAGTTTTCCCTGTTGAGTTTGCTCGCTCGCCATCAAGGGGAGATCCTGTCAAAGATGATGATTGCCGAACAAGTCTGGGACATGAATTTTGATAGTGATGCCAATGTGGTTGAAGTCGCTATTAAACGTTTACGCGCCAAAGTTGATGCCCCATTCGACGTTAAGTTGCTTCATACCGTTCGCGGCATGGGGTATGTCCTCGAAGTCCGGCCTGAGTAA
- a CDS encoding heavy metal sensor histidine kinase yields MLKRSISVHLALMFALSALLIVSVIGILLRSSLHDSLQKQMHNELLFRESLMSPWITARTSADGWSTLANKFTVLANSEGERVRYWIVSDNPRFSVGGIPPVGVQWSSLREGFNKVPGASEGACSLFLLVKTIPANGERPELRYVVAIDSTPYMGTLNAFTRTLLIITALGVAIVALLGYVVSKIGLRPVGMLSKQAQHLAPGDHSQRLDARAFPEELQQLASSFNGVLERQEIAWRQLESFNADVAHELRTPLTNLIGQTQLGLSRRRSYEELEELLGSNLEELERMTSIVNDMLFLSHAHAGEHASQLKQVSLREEPLKTAEYVEPSFTEKQLSLDVEGDVTALIDRRLFHRSLANLLENSARHSPSNSTITVRLSERDNQACVEVSNPGDPIAPEHLHRLFERFYRIDTSRARSDAHHGLGLSIVRAVAIMHRGDAFARSEGGINTFGLTFAMQANKTAGNSPSGTESGAALTDKIVREASA; encoded by the coding sequence ATGCTCAAGCGTTCCATCTCTGTCCACCTGGCGCTGATGTTTGCCTTATCCGCGCTGCTGATTGTTTCCGTTATTGGCATCCTGCTCAGAAGCTCTTTGCATGATTCCTTACAAAAACAGATGCACAACGAACTGTTGTTCAGGGAATCATTGATGAGTCCGTGGATCACCGCTCGAACCTCAGCCGACGGTTGGTCCACGCTTGCCAATAAATTCACCGTATTAGCCAATTCCGAAGGTGAGCGCGTGCGCTACTGGATAGTCAGCGATAACCCGCGTTTCAGCGTGGGAGGAATACCGCCAGTGGGAGTTCAGTGGTCTTCTTTGCGGGAGGGATTTAATAAAGTACCCGGCGCATCAGAGGGCGCATGCTCGCTGTTTCTGTTAGTGAAAACGATCCCGGCAAACGGTGAAAGACCTGAGTTACGTTATGTGGTCGCCATTGACTCCACGCCGTACATGGGCACGCTCAATGCCTTTACGCGGACACTGTTGATCATTACTGCTCTGGGCGTAGCGATCGTCGCCCTGCTGGGCTACGTTGTTTCAAAGATTGGCCTGCGTCCGGTGGGAATGCTCAGTAAGCAGGCGCAACATCTCGCACCAGGGGATCATAGTCAGCGACTGGATGCCAGAGCCTTCCCCGAAGAGTTGCAGCAACTGGCCTCATCATTTAATGGCGTGCTGGAGCGCCAGGAAATCGCCTGGCGGCAACTTGAAAGTTTTAATGCTGATGTTGCTCATGAACTTCGCACGCCGCTGACTAACCTGATTGGCCAAACGCAACTGGGGCTATCACGCCGACGATCTTATGAAGAACTGGAAGAATTATTGGGCTCGAATCTGGAAGAGCTTGAACGTATGACGTCTATTGTCAATGACATGCTGTTCCTGTCTCATGCCCACGCGGGGGAACATGCGTCTCAGCTTAAACAAGTCTCCTTGCGAGAAGAACCCCTTAAGACAGCAGAATATGTCGAGCCTTCTTTTACAGAAAAACAGCTTTCGCTGGATGTTGAAGGCGATGTCACTGCGCTTATCGATCGGCGGCTGTTCCACCGCTCACTGGCCAATTTACTGGAAAATAGCGCAAGACATTCCCCCTCTAATAGCACGATTACCGTGCGGTTAAGCGAAAGAGATAATCAGGCCTGTGTTGAAGTTTCCAATCCGGGCGATCCGATAGCACCTGAGCACTTACACCGGCTTTTTGAGCGGTTTTATCGCATCGACACCTCCCGGGCAAGAAGTGATGCCCATCATGGGTTGGGTCTGTCGATTGTGCGCGCCGTCGCTATTATGCACCGGGGAGATGCCTTTGCCCGTAGTGAAGGTGGCATCAATACATTTGGCCTCACCTTTGCGATGCAAGCAAATAAAACAGCGGGCAATTCGCCTTCAGGCACTGAGTCTGGTGCAGCGTTAACTGACAAAATTGTCAGGGAGGCGTCAGCCTGA
- a CDS encoding (R)-mandelonitrile lyase, with translation MIRQLRYLGLLLPLFTASSWAVEQNSAVHIAPAGSQNAVYGSAENFTGRVRVDPLFNADNDIRVSAAYVTFEPGARSAWHTHPAGQRLIVTAGVGLTQQEGQPVQVIRAGDVVSCPAGVKHWHGAAPGSAMTHLAITGVVDGKSVNWKELVTDEQYHAH, from the coding sequence ATGATCAGACAGTTACGTTATCTCGGGTTACTACTGCCACTCTTCACCGCTTCATCCTGGGCAGTGGAGCAAAATTCCGCTGTCCATATTGCTCCCGCCGGAAGCCAGAATGCGGTGTACGGATCAGCGGAGAACTTTACCGGTCGTGTCCGGGTTGATCCGCTGTTCAACGCAGACAACGACATCCGTGTTTCCGCGGCTTATGTCACCTTTGAACCAGGCGCTCGCTCCGCCTGGCATACTCATCCGGCTGGTCAGCGGCTGATTGTGACCGCTGGTGTTGGGCTCACCCAACAAGAAGGCCAGCCGGTACAGGTGATCCGTGCTGGCGATGTTGTCTCTTGCCCGGCGGGCGTCAAACACTGGCATGGTGCAGCCCCCGGTAGCGCGATGACACATCTGGCAATAACCGGCGTGGTGGATGGCAAAAGCGTTAACTGGAAGGAGTTAGTGACAGATGAACAATACCACGCCCATTAA
- a CDS encoding carboxymuconolactone decarboxylase family protein yields the protein MNNTTPIKILTAAVLLTFGFALTANAALINKGATKMNHEYTVSDTLSARQQAIPLIAASMASSQMDKLNAALNQGLDAGLTINEAKEILIQLYAYTGFPRSLNALNELMKVVEARKQRGIEDIEGKEPIAPVPVGDELRRVGIANQTKIAGAPVQGPLFDFAPTINQFLQTHLFGDIFARDNLDWQSRELATVGALAATPGVEAQLLSHTRASMRVGLTAAQLRQLAQVLREHGDHDAATRAEEALQKAIESK from the coding sequence ATGAACAATACCACGCCCATTAAGATATTAACGGCAGCGGTACTGCTAACCTTTGGTTTTGCGCTTACCGCAAATGCTGCGCTCATCAATAAAGGAGCTACCAAAATGAATCATGAATACACGGTTTCAGATACGCTTTCAGCTCGCCAGCAGGCCATCCCGTTGATTGCTGCCTCAATGGCCAGCAGTCAGATGGATAAGCTGAATGCAGCACTTAATCAGGGACTTGATGCAGGACTCACGATAAACGAAGCTAAAGAAATTCTCATCCAGCTCTATGCCTATACCGGATTCCCCCGCAGCCTGAATGCTCTGAATGAGCTGATGAAAGTCGTCGAAGCACGTAAACAACGTGGCATCGAAGACATTGAAGGTAAAGAGCCAATCGCCCCGGTTCCCGTCGGGGATGAGCTTCGCCGTGTCGGTATCGCAAACCAGACTAAAATCGCAGGAGCGCCTGTCCAGGGGCCACTGTTTGATTTTGCGCCCACGATAAATCAATTCCTGCAAACGCATCTGTTCGGGGACATTTTCGCCCGCGATAACCTCGACTGGCAAAGCCGTGAACTGGCAACAGTTGGCGCATTAGCAGCCACGCCAGGCGTTGAAGCCCAATTGTTGTCACATACGCGAGCAAGCATGAGAGTTGGCCTGACAGCAGCGCAGTTACGGCAGTTGGCACAGGTTCTGCGTGAACATGGTGACCATGATGCGGCCACAAGAGCTGAAGAGGCACTGCAAAAAGCGATTGAAAGCAAATAG
- a CDS encoding NAD(P)-dependent alcohol dehydrogenase, with protein sequence MKTIGYAALSADAKLVPYHFKRRELRDNDIAIEILYCGVCHSDLHTVNGDWGPQPYPLIPGHEIVGVVRSVGQGVKKYQVGDHVAVGCMVDSCMHCDQCEQGEEQYCRHGMTPTYGAKDRISGEITQGGYSKHIVVREEFVLRIPENMDLAKTAPILCAGITTFSPLRTWNVGPGSRVGVIGLGGLGHMAVKLAVAMGADVTVISRTKSKEDEAKSLGAKGILPSSDPEALQSSAYAFDLIIDTVPVKHDLNIYTPLLDIDGSLVIVGQVGPVEEPSTIPLIMGRRRVAGSLIGGIAETQEALDFCAKHNVYPECEMINIDQINDAFARLAKGDMAHRFVIDMASLNG encoded by the coding sequence ATGAAAACTATTGGTTATGCTGCACTCTCTGCCGACGCAAAGCTGGTTCCTTATCATTTTAAACGTCGTGAGTTACGTGACAATGATATTGCCATTGAAATTCTTTATTGTGGCGTTTGTCACTCAGATTTACATACAGTTAATGGCGACTGGGGGCCTCAACCTTATCCGTTAATTCCGGGGCACGAAATTGTTGGTGTCGTGAGATCAGTGGGGCAGGGGGTTAAAAAATATCAGGTAGGTGATCATGTTGCCGTTGGCTGTATGGTCGATAGCTGTATGCACTGCGACCAGTGTGAGCAGGGCGAAGAGCAGTATTGCCGCCACGGGATGACGCCAACTTATGGTGCTAAGGATCGGATTAGCGGCGAAATCACTCAGGGAGGCTACTCCAAACATATTGTGGTACGTGAGGAATTTGTCCTGCGGATCCCTGAAAATATGGATTTAGCGAAAACCGCGCCGATTCTCTGTGCAGGTATCACCACGTTCTCACCATTACGTACCTGGAATGTTGGCCCTGGCAGCCGTGTTGGCGTTATTGGGTTAGGCGGATTAGGCCATATGGCGGTAAAACTGGCCGTTGCGATGGGGGCTGACGTTACTGTGATTAGCCGGACGAAAAGCAAAGAGGATGAGGCAAAATCGCTCGGTGCAAAAGGCATTCTCCCGTCTTCAGACCCCGAGGCATTACAAAGCTCAGCCTACGCATTCGATTTGATTATCGATACAGTTCCCGTTAAACACGACCTGAATATCTACACCCCATTACTAGATATTGATGGTTCATTAGTTATTGTTGGCCAGGTTGGTCCTGTGGAAGAACCTTCAACGATCCCTCTGATTATGGGGCGTCGCCGTGTTGCAGGTTCACTCATCGGTGGTATTGCAGAAACACAGGAAGCGCTGGATTTCTGCGCGAAGCATAATGTCTATCCCGAATGTGAAATGATCAATATTGATCAGATAAACGATGCTTTTGCCCGCCTTGCAAAAGGGGATATGGCGCATCGTTTTGTCATTGACATGGCTTCACTGAATGGCTGA